In the Diospyros lotus cultivar Yz01 chromosome 13, ASM1463336v1, whole genome shotgun sequence genome, ATTTTGACATCACACAGCAACCCTTGAAAAGTGATTGGGAACTTTGTAAGGCAGGCAAATGGAAGACGTGGGATGATCACAACATCcctgttgtatttttttgggcTGAGGGGGGTTACTCCAACCCATTTTTGAACACAGATAACCTGTTGTGCCTTCCAAACATCAATAATAATCACTGGGTTCTGTTGGGGTAGATTTGGGCTCTCAACGTGTTCATGTTTACTCATCTACCAAACCAATTGGTTATGAAAAGAAGTTTCAATATATGGTAGAGATGATACCAAAACTTCTAACAAAATATGGATACGGAGATTTGAAACCTGGATTTATTGTGAAAGAtaaatgggaattaaagattGAGGACGCTCCGCAGCAAACTGGGTAAgcaacatttattttatttttattagttagagTTGTTTTGATTGTGATGCCTATTAATTTTTGCAACTTGCTTATAATTGGCAAGGGTGGTGATTGTGGGATTTTTGTTCTGAAGTGGATGAAATTAATGGCTTTTTGTTCTGAAGTGGATGAAATTAATGGCCCACAACAAACCAATTGTAGAAATGACCCAATCAAAAGCTTTACAATTCAAAACTCGAATGGCTTGGGAGCTTTATGGGTTTGCAGTATTGGATGCAAAGGATTTTGCAGCCAAGATTGCAGATAAACCAGCcaacaagagaaataaaaattgaacaattatatttgtagttattTGTAAATTTGCATTCTTTGCATAATTGTAATTCTTTCCGTACATATTGTGTATAAGTAGGCAGAATAGTTGCAATGATTGTTGTCATTCTTTGAACATAGTTGTAATATAACTGTAAATTTACCTTATTgtaataaacatttaaatttaaaataatttatacatgcaTTTAGATTATTGTAATATGATTGGAGCATTTAAATTTACATGCACTAGCATCGGTCATGAAACAGAAGTAGGAAATAAACTTCTAAACCGATATCGGTACAATATATCGACCGTATACCGACGTAAATTACCGATATCCTTTGTATTCGATTTCATCGGTTCACATACGTCGGTTATATGCGCCGATATCCATATACAAAGGTTCTTCGTGTGCAAAATATCGGTCGATGACCAATTCAAACAAACCGATAtccttttcatttattgtaatcGATTTTCGTACGTCAGTTACGTGACCGATATATATGAACTGATACCCTATTACAGATACTGTGTTGCATACGTCGGTTATATAACTGATATcggttttttaattataaattaaacttatgtTCTTTGTTAGATCGGTTTCTTAAAATCGGTAGTGTTAGGACATGGATGTGTCAATTAATATAGATCGGATATTATTAATGCTGATTCCATATACATATCGGATATTATTAATGATAATATATCGGATTCCATATACATTGTGTCGGTTATCGATTGTCAGATTCCATATACATTGTTGTTTCATCGGTTTACATACATGGTAATAATAACCGATATGTCCGAACCGATATTGATCACCaaacaatttctttttaaatactGCAATGATACATGTTCCATGGTTGTTACCATATTtgaatgtatatttaaatatttattacaatattggTGGAAGAAGCAAATATATGGGTTCAATACAAGCATATGTGTCAGACGAGTCAGACATGATCCACTCTTGCACCTTTCCTGTTGCCTTCCTTTTTTTCATCCAGACTATTGGATTTGAGCAAGTTTGGCGATTGTGGCCAATTTGACCACAACGACCATATTTTACCCTCCTCTTCTCTTCACCAACTGAAGGAATTCGACATATCTTGCGTCTTTCATATGGGCATCTAGTTGCCGAAGGTAATAAATTAATAGATGCACTTTCATCTAGTACGATCAATCGACCCGACTACCCACCAGCATAATCAAATCGGTATAGGCACACAACAAAGCCTCTATTTGGTAGTATGCGAGCAACAAAGTGTATGGGTCAATATTTCGTGAATGTGCAGCAGCCAGGGCATGTCCACATGGCAATTTGTCGAAATCAAACACCCGACATGTGCAAGTTTTTGCCTTCAAGTCTACTATGCCACCGGAGTTACCATCTTTGACATTGAATCTATACATATCAATCGATTCTGACTATTAATATTGGGATAATACAAATCTTTTGGTTATTTCTCCTTCAGCCCAAGAGGTGAGATGTCCACCCATCTTACTAGCGTGACCCCGTCTCTCATAAAACCATTGTTGCAGCATATTCCTAATATACTCCATCAAACATTGAATAGGCAATTTACATGCATCCGCCAAAGCTGCATTGAGGCATTCTGCAATATTTGTTGTCATTATATCAAACCGCTTGCCATCCGAATAGGCACATGCCCAACGACTGAAGCCGACATCTCTAAGATAGGTCCCGGCAGCTGGATCATATCACTCGAGCTCGTTAAACAATTCATGAAATTCTGATTCTCGATAAGCCTTCGCTGCCTTGTAGAACAAAGCATACACATTTTCATGCTTGAATTTAGCCTTAACGTTCTGGCCAATGTGATATATACAATGTACGTGTAATGCATTAGGGAAAACCGTCAGTACCGCCTTACTGATGCTTTTATGCCTGTTAGACACAAATACCAAATCAGGTATCTCATGGCCAATTGTTGATCGCAATTTAGTGAAGAACCATTCCCATGAGGCATCATTCTCGAAATCTCCTACTCCCCATGCTATAGGATATACATTGTTGTTACCGTCTTTGTATGTGGCAACAAACAAACTACCAAGATATTTACCCTTCAGAAAGCAAGCGTCAACTGCAATTACAAGCCGCATTTGGCTACGAAATCTGGCAAGACATGCACCAATTTCCATAAACAGGTACTTGAATTTGCTCTCACTGTCACTCTCGATTTCAGCAATCGTCCCAGGGTTTTTCAACTTCAACATGTACAGATAAGATGGCAGCAACTGGAATGATTCCTCCGCACCCCCCCGGATCATGTCCAAAGCCTTTTCCCACGATCGTCATGCCTTTGAATAACTTATGTTGACCACAAATTCCTTGCGAACATCATTGATAATGTTCTTAGGCTTATGAATACGCTTCACATCCTCGTAATAGGGTTTTATATGAGAACCAACTACTCTGCTCTTCATTTGGCAATGACCAGACCGCATTATTGAAGATGAACATGAATgagtatttacatattttctaacTACCCTACCAAAAGAAGTGCCAAGCGTTGTTGCCCTCAACCGCCATTGACACTGATCGTGCTTACACTTCATGTACAATACCTTCGTAGTTGACTTTACCACCTTATATTCATAATTCTTTCTCAATGCCAACAAACTCATCCTTCGATGCAATTCAGattttgaagcaaaaatttGGTTTAACTCAACTTCTGACACCTCAGACgatgttcccaaactaacccTTGATAATCTGAAAGATGGGAAAAAAGTAGGCTGCTCAGCACCATCACCAACTTGAACATCGATATGGACCAATTTTTCAACATCAATCCCATGGAAAAACATCATCACAATTAAAAACATCTTCAGCACCATGTCCAGCATCATCACAATTGACTTCTTCAAACCCATTCCCATCCATAGGATCATCACAATTAACATCGTCGTGTAAACCATCCATATTCATGTTCCTTGTGGTCTCGTTGTTCGACCATATTGGACTATCGCTGCCCAATCGTATCACCGAAAAATTACTGCATCCTTGATTCTCTACAACCTCTTCATTCGGTTGTGTACTCGGTTTTAATTTGTCCACAAAATCAACATATAATGAGCTTCTAGATTCTATCCGAGAGCATTCCACTATAAAGCACTCAACATCCATATCACTTTGAATCTCCATTGGTGGTGCCGATATATCTAGAGTCCTAAACTTATACTTCATCACAACCGACTTCTCAACAGGACTAAAATTAAACCTTCTATATACGGAACTTACCAATTGGTCGAATGTGAAGCCTAGATGCACACGTATTACACAACAATATTTATTGATCACGTACTTATATTCACCTCTATCAACATCCCACCGACCTCCATACATCATAGGTACAAATATAAGTATATGAGCTACCATtcttgtaaattataaaaaatcatcaGTTGGatgtaagtaaaaaaatttatcggTTATATCAGTTTCATAATATCGATCGTGCAAGGATATGTCGGTTATTATATATCGGTTTAAGTAAAATTACAATCGATACAACTATACCGATATAGTAGTTGTAATAGGAAGTATATCAGTTACTATGTATcgatttacataaaattaaaatcgatACAATTATACCGATATATGATGTCggtacataaaatatttttgggtatCGATATATAAACCGAAcggatataaaacatttttgggtATGCTTTTGGTTTGAACCTATGGTGAAATGCATAGCCTTCACTCAATCGAGCTTTAGAATGCAGAACCAAAGCGAGGTTCATTTGCATACCCATTACGTAGTCATTAAAAAAATTGCATCGAAGAGGGTAAAATACTCTGAAATTACCTGCAATGGCTTTGAAGGCGAAGACCGACGAAGAAGCAGCAACTCTAGATTCTTATAACAAAGGACGAGCGAGGGAGATGACGAAAAGGACGAGCGAGACAGATGTTCCGATTGGCGGGTGATTGGAGATGTGCgtgcaagaggaagaagacgaagggATCGTAGGCTAATTTAAGTCGGGAGCATTTTAGTCtattcaactctcaaaagtcctagttttgttaaaagaaaaaattaagagtccTATTTTTACAAAGTTCTTTTCCGGCaatcctatttttgcaaatttcccaaTAAATAAACCATGCATGAATCTCAACTTTGCTtgacaaataatattatatatgtaccATGAGTGTCCAAATTAATCCCTCGCACATTTGAGATATACCCTCCCCTTCGAAATTAACAACTAATTGGTCTTCTTTAATTATTATGGTAATTGTGTGGCCACAAGATTTATACTTTTTACACGTGAATTGTTTGGTGACAAccgcgcgtgtgtgtgtgtctgtgtaaaatataatattttgtttcccACAAAGCCAATTAGAAAAGACAAGTGCAGCCCCTTGGTGCCCTTTAAAACCACCACGGTAGAGTTCAAGAGTGGTCAAGCCATTCGTTCCATTTGCACTGATGGGAAGGATGGAGAAACCTGTTGTTCATCATTTTGTTGAGAAAACAAAGAATTTGTTCAATGCTTCATGGTCCAAATTACTGGCTTCCTTTCATCAACGGCGCACGAGTTTATCGTCCTTGTACCTTCGATTCCTAACCCTGCAGATAAACCCATTTTGGGTTCACCTTCATTACTTTCTTGCTATGTCTGCGGTAGGCTTTTCGGCTTTGAAAATCACAAAGACAAGAACTAACGTTACAGTTAGGCCCAAGAGCTTGGACTTGTTCTTTACCTCTGTGTCTGCAACCACAGTTTCAAGCATGTCAACAGTTGAAATGGAGGCTTTCTCCAATACCCAACTCGCTATTTTAACCATTTTGATGTTTGTGGGTGGGGAAGTTTTCACTTCCATGCTAGGACTTGGACTTCAATTAATGAGGTCCAAGTTCAAGctcactaaaaataatattactactactactacagATTGTGAATCTCAGCGCTTGGAAAATTCTCTCAATCAAATAGAATTAGGTATGGTACCTAGCCTGCAGCCAGCAGCGCCCATCCAATCACAATCACAATTAGTAGTGGAgggcaaaaataataatactagCTTGTTGGAGTACTCAGAACGAATCAAATCCTTGGATAGTGATAGTGGCAGTGGGCAGCATCTGCATTACAACTCCATCAAGTGTTTGAGCCGTGTAGTAGCATGTTATCTCCTAGTTGTTAACCTAGTTGGTTCTACTTTGATATTTAGCTATATGAAGCTGCTGGTTCCAAGTGCTGGGCAAGTGCTGAAGGAGAAAGGCCTTCGAACGCTGACTTTTTCAGTTTTCACTACTGTCTCTACGTTTACAAACTGTGGGTTTGTGCCCACAAATGAAAACATGATGGTCTTCAGAAACAATTCAGGCCTGCTTCTGCTTCTCATCCCTCAGGTCCTCCTTGGAAACACCTTGTACGCCCCGTCCCTGCGACTCCTCGTCTGGTTTCTAGAGAAAATCACAAAAAGGGAAGAGTATGGatatatcttgaaaaatcatcgtCGACGTCGTCGTCGTCAAGTTTTGCCTTTGGGATATGGTCACTTGTTATCTAGGTCGCATTCTGTGTATCTAGCGGCCACTGTTTCTGGGCTCTTGCTTCTTCACTTGGCCTTGTTTTGCTCCATGGAGTGGACATCATCATCAGAAGCCATGGGTGGTCTCAATTCTTCTTACCAGAAATTGGTGGCATCCTTGTTTCAAGTTGTGAATTCAAGGCATGCTGGAGAATCTGTCGTTGACCTCTCCCTGGTAGCTCCTGCAAACTTGGTGTTGATCATCGTGATGATGTGAGTGCTGAGAGtctctttaatattttattattctcttCAATAATTCCCATGCATATACgtgcatgtgtgtgtgcgtgtgcgcGCGTGTATAGAgccaattattaattaattatgagttgtccaacatatatatatatatatacatatatattgagactggtaaattattataattaaaagtaaaaaaaaaaaactccctCCCTCTCTAATTAATCAGTAGTATCTGATTATGTATTAATTAGCTAGGAATAGGATACCTTTGATagacttcatttttttttttttcatttatttacttTGGTTAGTATTAATCTCTCTCCTTTACAAAATGGAAACATCATAGTAGGTAAGAGGAAATACATGGTTGAAATTAcagtaataaatttttttggcagattaataattcatcaaaaagGCATTTTACAGTTTATTAGATGGAAATATAGAAGCTGGCAACCgatcaacaagaacaaaagaacTTGTCCAATCTAATCTAAAGAAAACGTAATTGATCGTAattgcaattaaaaataaaatactttatgaatatatatatatatgttcacaGTAATTTCATGTATATAATGATTATTGCCGATACATATAgattattaatttcatttaatcgTTGATAAATTAAAGTTGCAACATATTGTGTTGCTGCAGGTACCTGCCCCCGTACACTAGGTTTTTTctagctgatgatgatgatgatgatactGTAAAGACTTGGAAAAAGAGCaccaaaaaaggaaagaagttTGTGGATTATATACTATTCTCACAACTCTCTTATTTAGTGATCTTTGTCGCTCTCATTTGTATCACCGAGAGGGAAAAAATGAAGGACGACCCACTCAATTTCAACATTATAAATATCGCCTTTGAAGTCATTAGGTAAAACTagtttacatacatacatacatatatatattaaatttatagaaaaaCATGCATTTTTTGAGTGGGCCTAGCTACCTGGCTAGCTAAttaattgatgatgatgatttaagTTGATATTTGCAGTGCATATGGGAACGTGGGGTTCTCAACCGGCTATAGCTGCCAACGAAGATTGaagtttgatgatgatgataagctGTGTAAAGAT is a window encoding:
- the LOC127788731 gene encoding uncharacterized protein LOC127788731 encodes the protein MGLKKSIVMMLDMVLKMFLIVMMFFHGIDVEKLVHIDVQVGDGAEQPTFFPSFRLSRVSLGTSSEVSEVELNQIFASKSELHRRMSLLALRKNYEYKVVKSTTKVLYMKCKHDQCQWRLRATTLGTSFGRVVRKYVNTHSCSSSIMRSGHCQMKSRVVGSHIKPYYEDVKRIHKPKNIINDVRKEFVVNISYSKLKNPGTIAEIESDSESKFKYLFMEIGACLARFRSQMRLVIAVDACFLKGKYLGSLFVATYKDGNNNVYPIAWGVGDFENDASWEWFFTKLRSTIGHEIPDLVFVSNRHKSISKAVLTVFPNALHVHCIYHIGQNVKAKFKHENVYALFYKAAKAYRESEFHELFNELE
- the LOC127788015 gene encoding sodium transporter HKT1-like, with protein sequence MGRMEKPVVHHFVEKTKNLFNASWSKLLASFHQRRTSLSSLYLRFLTLQINPFWVHLHYFLAMSAVGFSALKITKTRTNVTVRPKSLDLFFTSVSATTVSSMSTVEMEAFSNTQLAILTILMFVGGEVFTSMLGLGLQLMRSKFKLTKNNITTTTTDCESQRLENSLNQIELGMVPSLQPAAPIQSQSQLVVEGKNNNTSLLEYSERIKSLDSDSGSGQHLHYNSIKCLSRVVACYLLVVNLVGSTLIFSYMKLLVPSAGQVLKEKGLRTLTFSVFTTVSTFTNCGFVPTNENMMVFRNNSGLLLLLIPQVLLGNTLYAPSLRLLVWFLEKITKREEYGYILKNHRRRRRRQVLPLGYGHLLSRSHSVYLAATVSGLLLLHLALFCSMEWTSSSEAMGGLNSSYQKLVASLFQVVNSRHAGESVVDLSLVAPANLVLIIVMMYLPPYTRFFLADDDDDDTVKTWKKSTKKGKKFVDYILFSQLSYLVIFVALICITEREKMKDDPLNFNIINIAFEVISAYGNVGFSTGYSCQRRLKFDDDDKLCKDAWYGFVGRWSNNGKLILILVMFFGRLKSLEKGGGKAWKLN